A genome region from Geoalkalibacter ferrihydriticus DSM 17813 includes the following:
- the hslV gene encoding ATP-dependent protease subunit HslV, with protein MFHATTILCVRKDGTVALAGDGQVSFGNTVMKHTARKIRTMNDGKVLAGFAGSAADAFTLFEKFEGKLQEFRGNLTRAAVALAKDWRTDRVLRRLEALLVVADREATLVISGAGDVIEPDDGIAAIGSGGPYALAAARALAENSALSAGEIAEKAMRIAADICIYTNDQIKLETLS; from the coding sequence CCGGCGACGGCCAGGTGAGCTTCGGCAACACGGTGATGAAGCATACCGCGCGCAAAATCCGCACCATGAATGACGGCAAGGTCCTTGCCGGATTTGCCGGCAGCGCCGCCGACGCCTTCACCCTTTTTGAAAAATTTGAAGGAAAATTACAGGAGTTTCGCGGCAATCTGACGCGCGCGGCGGTGGCTCTGGCCAAAGACTGGCGCACCGACCGTGTGTTGCGCCGCCTTGAGGCACTGCTGGTGGTCGCCGACCGCGAGGCGACACTGGTGATTTCCGGTGCCGGGGACGTCATCGAGCCTGACGACGGCATCGCCGCCATCGGCTCGGGCGGCCCCTATGCTCTGGCCGCGGCCCGCGCCCTGGCGGAAAATTCGGCGTTGAGCGCTGGTGAAATCGCCGAGAAGGCCATGCGTATTGCTGCCGATATCTGTATATATACCAACGACCAGATCAAACTGGAGACTCTGTCGTGA